In Cicer arietinum cultivar CDC Frontier isolate Library 1 chromosome 7, Cicar.CDCFrontier_v2.0, whole genome shotgun sequence, a single window of DNA contains:
- the LOC101501750 gene encoding nucleobase-ascorbate transporter 6-like encodes MAGGGAAPQPKQDELLPHPVKDQLPNVSYCITSPPPWPEAILLGFQHYLVMLGTTVLIPSSLVPQMGGGNEEKAKVIQTLLFVAGINTFFQTSFGTRLPAVIGGSFTFVPTTISIILAGRYSDIVNPHEKFERIMRGTQGALIVASTLQIVLGFSGLWRNVVRLLSPLSAVPLVALSGFGLYEFGFPVLAKCVEIGLPEIIILVVFSQYIPHMMKGEKPIFDRFAVIFSVAIVWLYAYFLTIGGAYKNSAPKTQITCRTDRAGIIGGAPWIRVPYPFQWGAPTFDAGETFAMMAASFVALVESTGAFIAVSRYASATPIPPSVLSRGVGWQGVGIMLSGIFGTGNGSSVSVENAGLLALTRVGSRRVVQISAGFMIFFSILGKFGAVFASIPAPIVAALYCLFFAYVGSAGLSFLQFCNLNSFRTKFILGFSIFMGFSIPQYFNEYTAFKGYGPVHTRARWFNDMINVPFASEAFVAGLLAMFLDVTLRKKENQTRKDRGMHWWDKFRSFKTDTRSEEFYSLPFNLNKFFPSV; translated from the exons ATGGCTGGAGGGGGAGCTGCACCACAACCAAAGCAAGATGAGCTTCTACCACATCCAGTTAAAGATCAATTACCAAATGTTTCATATTGCATTACAAGTCCTCCTCCATGGC CTGAGGCAATCCTACTTGGTTTTCAACATTACCTTGTGATGCTTGGTACAACAGTTCTAATTCCAAGCTCTCTAGTTCCCCAAATGGGAGGAGGAAAT GAAGAGAAAGCAAAAGTGATTCAAACTCTACTATTTGTAGCTGGCATCAATACATTTTTCCAAACATCATTTGGAACTCGTTTACCTGCAGTTATTGGAGGATCCTTCACTTTTGTCCCAACAactatttcaattattttggCCGGTCGATATAGCGACATTGTAAATCCTCACGAG AAATTTGAGAGGATAATGAGGGGAACACAAGGTGCCCTTATAGTTGCTTCTACACTTCAAATTGTTCTTGGATTTAGTGGCCTTTGGCGCAATGTAGTGAG GTTGTTAAGTCCTCTCTCTGCTGTTCCCTTGGTTGCTCTCTCAGGCTTTGGACTGTATGAATTTGGATTTCCTGTG CTTGCAAAATGTGTGGAAATTGGACTGCCAGAAATCATCATCCTAGTAGTATTTTCACag TACATTCCTCACATGATGAAAGGAGAAAAGCCAATCTTTGATCGGTTTGCAGTTATATTCTCAGTGGCAATTGTGTGGCTTTATGCTTATTTTCTTACTATTGGTGGAGCTTATAAAAATTCAGCACCTAAAACTCAAATTACATGTAGAACAGATCGTGCTGGAATTATAGGTGGTGCTCCTTG GATAAGAGTCCCATATCCGTTTCAATGGGGAGCACCAACATTTGATGCTGGTGAAACTTTTGCTATGATGGCTGCTTCATTTGTTGCTCTAGTTGAG TCAACTGGTGCTTTCATTGCTGTGTCAAGGTATGCAAGTGCAACACCAATTCCACCTTCAGTTCTTAGCAGAGGCGTAGGTTGGCAG GGAGTGGGAATAATGTTATCTGGGATCTTTGGGACTGGGAATGGATCATCAGTTTCTGT gGAAAATGCCGGACTCTTAGCATTGACGCGTGTAGGAAGCCGAAGGGTTGTTCAAATATCAGCCGGATTCATGATCTTTTTCTCGATTCTTG GAAAATTTGGAGCTGTTTTTGCTTCAATTCCTGCACCAATAGTTGCAGCATTATATTGCCTTTTCTTTGCTTATGTGG GGTCTGCAGGCCTTAGCTTCCTTCAATTTTGCAATTTAAACAGCTTTAGAACAAAATTCATCTTAGGGTTCTCAATATTCATGGGGTTCTCAATACCACAATATTTCAATGAGTACACAGCATTTAAAGGCTATGGTCCTGTACACACGCGAGCAAGATGG TTCAATGACATGATCAATGTCCCATTTGCATCTGAAGCATTTGTTGCTGGTTTATTGGCAATGTTTTTGGATGTAACATTGCGCaagaaagaaaatcaaacacgtAAAGACAGAGGAATGCATTGGTGGGACAAGTTTCGCTCATTCAAAACAGATACAAGGAGTGAAGAATTTTACTCTCTTCCTTTTAATTTAAACAAGTTTTTTCCTTCggtgtaa
- the LOC101502074 gene encoding methylsterol monooxygenase 2-2-like → MASLIESAWQYLITNFSDFQLACLGSFFLHESVFFLSGLPFIWLERAGWLSKYKIQAKTNSRASEEKCIIRLLVYHFGVNLPVMIFSYPVFKYMGMRSSLPLPSWRVVLSQIIFYFILEDFVFYWGHRILHTKWLYKHVHSVHHEYATPFGLTSEYAHPAEILFLGFATIVGPAITGPHLITLWLWMVLRVLETVEAHCGYHFPWSPSNFLPLYGGADFHDYHHRLLYTKSGNYSSTFTYMDRIFGTDIGYRKLKALKNVEVEYNSEQKKQ, encoded by the exons ATGGCCTCCCTCATCGAATCTGCTTGGCAG TACTTGATCACAAATTTCAGTGACTTCCAATTGGCATGTTTGGGAAGTTTCTTTCTGCATGAAAGTGTTTTCTTCTTATCTGGACTTCCTTTTATTTGGCTTGAGAGGGCAGGATGGCTTTCAAAGTACAAAATTCAG GCAAAAACTAACAGCCGTGCCTCTGAGGAGAAATGTATTATTCGCTTATTGGTGTATCATTTTGGAGTCAATCTACCTGTGATGATTTTTTCATATCCTGTCTTCAAATACATGGGCATGCGGAGTAGCCTTCCTCTGCCGTCCTG GAGAGTAGTTCTGTcgcaaataatattttacttcaTTTTGGAGGATTTTGTATTCTACTGGGGACATAGGATACTGCACACAAAGTGGTTGTACAAACATGTACATAGTGTTCATCACGA GTATGCTACACCATTTGGACTTACTTCTGAATATGCTCATCCTGCTGAGATACTTTTCCTTGGATTTGCTACCATTGTTGGTCCTGCTATCACCGGACCTCACTTGATTACTCTCTGGCTATGGATGGTTCTTAGAGTCCTTGAGACAGTTGAGGCACATTGCGGTTATCATTTCCCATGGAGTCCCTCCAATTTCTTACCACTTTATGGGGG AGCCGATTTTCATGATTACCATCACCGTTTGTTGTACACTAAGTCTGGAAACTATTCGTCAACCTTTACATACATGGACCG GATATTTGGAACTGATATAGGGTACAGAAAGTTGAAAGCATTAAAGAATGTTGAAGTTGAATACAATAGCGAACAGAAAAAACAATGA
- the LOC101502704 gene encoding uncharacterized protein: MGNCQAVDAAALVIQHPCGKIERLYWSVSASEVMRANPGHYVSLIMPLPQQGQNSNNNEEKKDVVFTRVKLLKPDDTLTLGHAYRLITAQEVEKVMKAKKRKTQGRTVEGVEMVHIEKESLACETEGMLDTGKMYQAMRADRRRLRVSSVNPAAPRPKSWRPALQSISEFSS, from the exons ATGGGGAATTGTCAAGCTGTTGATGCTGCAGCACTAGTGATCCAACACCCTTGTGGGAAGATAGAGAGATTGTATTGGTCAGTTAGTGCAAGTGAAGTTATGAGGGCAAATCCAGGTCATTATGTGTCATTGATCATGCCATTGCCTCAACAAGGACAAAATAGTAATAACAATGAGGAGAAGAAGGATGTGGTTTTCACTCGTGTTAAGTTGCTTAAGCCTGATGATACTCTCACTTTAGGCCATGCTTATAGACTCATCACAGCTCAAG AGGTTGAGAAGGTAATGAAAGCTAAGAAGAGGAAGACACAGGGAAGGACAGTGGAGGGTGTTGAAATGGTGCACATAGAAAAGGAAAGTTTAGCTTGTGAAACTGAAGGGATGTTGGACACAGGAAAGATGTATCAG GCAATGAGAGCAGACAGGCGGAGGCTAAGGGTATCATCGGTAAACCCTGCAGCACCACGACCAAAATCATGGCGCCCCGCTTTACAAAGCATCTCAGAGTTTTCTAGTTGA
- the LOC101502402 gene encoding protein PLASTID REDOX INSENSITIVE 2, chloroplastic-like yields MLLFTSIPTVTLSPSKPLTSKSLILRTPFLILRHYFPCPLSFSSLYAKPISRNTLTCVLRDSPIQQHVYSDPSPEFAVFETNKFKVELFQKLSEDSDEFGDELDAVIDVCAQIFNEFLHKEYGGPGTLLVEPFTDMLVALKKKKLPGASLAARTSLLWAQNHVDEDWKVWNSKLK; encoded by the exons ATGCTGCTTTTCACTTCTATCCCAACGGTCACTCTCTCTCCTTCAAAACCACTTACCTCTAAATCCCTTATCCTGCGCACGCCCTTCCTTATCCTGCGCCACTATTTCCCATGTCCACTTTCCTTTTCATCCCTCTACGCAAAACCCATTTCCAGAAATACCCTCACGTGTGTTCTAAGAGACTCACCCATTCAGCAGCACGTGTACTCTGATCCAAGTCCCGAATTTGCAGTATTTGAAACAAACAAGTTCAAAGTTGAACTCTTTCAGAAGCTTTCGGAGGATTCAGATGAGTTCGGTGATGAACTTGATGCGGTTATAGACGTTTGCGCTCAG atatttaatgagtttttgCACAAGGAGTATGGAGGTCCAGGTACATTGTTGGTGGAGCCATTCACTGATATGTTGGTTGctttaaagaagaagaaactacCAGGAGCATCTCTAGCTGCCAGAACATCACTATTATGGGcacaaaatcatgttgatgaAGATTGGAAAGTTTGGaactcaaaattaaaatga